Proteins encoded by one window of Hafnia alvei:
- a CDS encoding MFS transporter, translating into MFGWSSQQRNVAIASFLSWTLDAFDFFILVFLLSDIAKAFNVGMEEVTLAILLTLAVRPIGALLFGRAAEKYGRRPILMVNILFFSIFELLSAAAPSLTMFLVLRVLYGVAMGGIWGVASSLAMETIPDRSRGLMSGIFQAGYPFGYLLAAVVYGSLFEIVGWRGLFVIGAIPIILLPFIYFKVPESPVWLAARERKESTALLPVLKSHWKLCIYLVLLMAAFNFFSHGTQDMYPAFLKIQHGFDPKTVSIIAISYNIASIIGGVFFGVLSEKIGRKKAIIIAAALALPVIPLWAFSGGSLMLGIGAFLMQFMVQGAWGVIPTYLNELVPANTRAVLPGFVYQLGNLIASVNATLQATIAESHGQNYGLAMAIIAGSVAVAIIVLISFGRDTRGASLGRKISAEETSIK; encoded by the coding sequence ATGTTTGGTTGGTCAAGCCAGCAGCGTAACGTTGCTATTGCGAGCTTTCTTAGTTGGACGCTCGATGCTTTTGATTTTTTCATCCTCGTATTTTTACTCAGTGATATCGCCAAGGCGTTTAACGTTGGTATGGAAGAGGTCACGTTGGCGATCTTGCTCACGCTAGCCGTGCGGCCTATCGGTGCATTGCTGTTTGGGCGAGCGGCCGAGAAGTACGGCCGTCGGCCAATCTTGATGGTCAATATCCTCTTCTTTTCGATCTTCGAGTTGCTCTCCGCTGCAGCGCCATCTCTGACCATGTTCTTAGTGCTCAGAGTGCTGTATGGCGTGGCGATGGGGGGGATCTGGGGCGTTGCATCATCTTTGGCAATGGAGACCATACCAGACCGCTCACGTGGATTAATGTCAGGGATATTTCAGGCAGGTTACCCCTTCGGCTATCTCCTAGCTGCGGTGGTATACGGCTCGCTGTTTGAAATTGTCGGCTGGCGTGGCCTGTTTGTGATTGGCGCTATCCCGATTATTTTATTGCCATTTATTTACTTTAAAGTACCCGAATCACCGGTTTGGCTGGCTGCTCGTGAGCGCAAAGAAAGCACTGCGCTTCTCCCCGTTTTGAAGAGCCACTGGAAGCTTTGTATTTACCTCGTTTTGTTGATGGCTGCGTTCAATTTCTTCAGCCACGGTACTCAGGATATGTATCCGGCGTTTTTGAAAATTCAGCATGGTTTCGATCCTAAAACCGTCAGTATCATCGCTATTAGCTACAATATCGCATCAATTATCGGTGGTGTGTTCTTTGGCGTGTTGTCGGAAAAAATTGGCCGTAAAAAGGCGATTATTATTGCGGCGGCGCTGGCCTTACCTGTTATCCCGCTGTGGGCGTTCTCTGGGGGCTCGCTCATGCTAGGCATTGGCGCATTCCTAATGCAGTTCATGGTGCAAGGGGCTTGGGGCGTTATTCCTACTTACCTTAATGAGCTGGTTCCCGCTAATACACGCGCGGTGTTACCGGGGTTTGTATATCAACTGGGTAACCTGATTGCTTCGGTGAACGCGACGCTTCAGGCGACGATTGCTGAAAGCCATGGGCAGAACTATGGTTTGGCGATGGCGATTATTGCGGGCAGTGTTGCAGTGGCAATCATTGTGCTGATTTCTTTTGGTCGAGATACTCGAGGCGCCTCTTTAGGGAGAAAAATTTCGGCCGAAGAAACCTCAATAAAATGA
- the ilvL gene encoding ilv operon leader peptide, producing MKTLVQVLSLVVISVVVIIIPPCGAALGRRKA from the coding sequence ATGAAAACTCTCGTCCAAGTACTCAGCCTCGTCGTGATTAGTGTGGTGGTGATTATTATCCCACCGTGCGGGGCAGCACTTGGACGAAGAAAGGCTTAA
- the ilvG gene encoding acetolactate synthase 2 catalytic subunit → MNGAQWVVQALRAQGVDKVFGYPGGAIMPVYDALYDGGVEHLLCRHEQGAVIAAIGYARATGKPGVCIATSGPGATNLITGLADAMLDSVPVVAITGQVGSALIGTDAFQEIDVLGLSLACTKHSFLVESLDALPGIMAEAFAVAMGGRPGPVLIDIPKDIQLAEGELAAHLSAVTEVMPACETGLMQARELLAQAKKPMLYAGGGVGMAQAVPALREFVNATGIPTVATLKGLGAPDATHPCYLGMLGMHGTKAANLAVQQCDLLIAVGARFDDRVTGKLNAFAPHAKVIHMDIDPAEMSKLRQAHIELCGDLNHMLPALSQPLSIGEWQYDVIGLKAEHPWRYDHPGQAIYAPLFLKQLSDRKPASAVVTTDVGQHQMWTAQHMQFTRPENFITSSGLGTMGFGVPAAVGAQMARPDDMVICVSGDGSFMMNVQELGTIKRKKLPVKIVLLDNQRLGMVRQWQQLFFDGRYSETNLSDNPDFLMLASAFGIAGQRITRKDQVDAALDALLNSEGPYLLHVSIDELENVWPLVPPGAGNESMMEKIS, encoded by the coding sequence ATGAATGGAGCACAGTGGGTAGTACAAGCGTTGCGTGCACAGGGTGTTGATAAAGTTTTCGGCTACCCTGGCGGTGCAATCATGCCGGTATACGATGCGTTGTATGACGGTGGTGTGGAACACCTACTGTGTCGCCATGAGCAAGGCGCGGTGATCGCTGCCATTGGTTATGCCCGCGCTACGGGCAAACCAGGAGTGTGTATTGCAACTTCAGGCCCGGGTGCAACCAACCTGATTACGGGTTTAGCGGATGCCATGCTGGATTCTGTTCCCGTTGTCGCCATCACAGGCCAAGTCGGTTCTGCTCTGATTGGTACCGATGCTTTTCAAGAAATTGATGTTTTAGGGCTGTCATTGGCATGTACCAAGCACAGCTTTTTAGTTGAGTCGCTGGATGCTTTGCCCGGTATCATGGCTGAAGCTTTTGCCGTTGCGATGGGGGGGCGTCCGGGCCCGGTCTTAATTGATATCCCTAAAGATATTCAACTGGCCGAAGGTGAGTTGGCTGCGCATTTGTCTGCCGTTACCGAAGTCATGCCCGCCTGTGAAACCGGCTTAATGCAGGCGCGTGAATTGTTAGCTCAGGCTAAAAAACCGATGTTGTATGCCGGCGGTGGCGTGGGGATGGCGCAGGCTGTTCCTGCATTGCGCGAATTCGTTAATGCAACCGGCATCCCTACTGTAGCCACGTTAAAGGGCCTGGGAGCACCGGATGCCACTCATCCATGCTATTTAGGGATGTTAGGCATGCACGGCACCAAGGCTGCTAATCTGGCGGTGCAGCAATGCGATTTGCTGATTGCCGTGGGGGCACGTTTTGACGATCGGGTGACCGGCAAGCTGAACGCTTTTGCACCTCATGCCAAAGTTATTCATATGGATATCGACCCTGCTGAGATGAGCAAGCTGCGTCAGGCCCACATAGAGCTGTGCGGTGATTTAAATCATATGCTGCCAGCGCTGAGTCAGCCGTTGAGCATTGGAGAATGGCAGTATGACGTTATAGGTCTGAAGGCCGAGCATCCGTGGCGCTACGATCACCCCGGTCAGGCTATTTATGCCCCGTTGTTTCTGAAACAGTTATCTGATCGTAAACCCGCCAGCGCGGTTGTAACAACTGATGTAGGCCAGCACCAAATGTGGACTGCACAGCATATGCAGTTTACTCGCCCAGAAAATTTCATCACCTCGAGCGGTTTAGGCACCATGGGATTTGGCGTCCCGGCGGCCGTCGGTGCGCAAATGGCGCGCCCAGACGATATGGTCATCTGTGTCTCAGGCGATGGCTCTTTCATGATGAACGTGCAGGAATTAGGCACCATCAAACGTAAAAAACTGCCGGTAAAAATAGTCCTGCTGGATAACCAGCGCTTAGGCATGGTGCGTCAATGGCAGCAGCTGTTTTTTGACGGGCGCTATAGCGAAACCAACTTATCCGATAATCCTGATTTCTTAATGCTGGCCAGCGCTTTTGGTATCGCAGGCCAGCGTATTACCCGTAAAGATCAAGTCGACGCCGCACTGGATGCGCTGTTAAACAGCGAAGGTCCGTACCTGCTCCATGTCTCCATCGACGAATTAGAGAATGTCTGGCCTTTAGTTCCGCCGGGCGCAGGCAATGAATCTATGATGGAGAAAATATCATGA
- the ilvM gene encoding acetolactate synthase 2 small subunit, with product MMQLTSLQHQLAIQARFRPEVLERVLRVIRHRGFQVCAMNMAQMLDSDSVNIELTVSSQRPINLLSSQLSKLMDVACVEVQPHAAHQQAAG from the coding sequence ATGATGCAGTTAACATCCTTGCAACATCAATTGGCGATTCAGGCACGTTTCCGCCCAGAGGTTTTAGAGCGGGTACTCCGCGTTATCCGTCACCGTGGCTTCCAAGTTTGTGCTATGAATATGGCTCAGATGTTGGATTCAGACAGTGTGAACATTGAACTAACGGTGTCTAGCCAGCGTCCAATCAACCTGCTTTCATCGCAGTTGAGTAAATTGATGGATGTTGCTTGCGTTGAAGTGCAGCCGCATGCGGCTCACCAACAAGCGGCCGGTTAG
- a CDS encoding branched-chain amino acid transaminase translates to MTTKKADYIWFNGEMVPWAEAKVHVMSHALHYGTSVFEGVRCYDTNNGPAVFRHREHMQRLRDSAKIYRMPVSYSVDELMEACRETLRKNNLTSAYIRPLVFVGDVGMGVNPPEGYNTDVIIAAFPWGAYLGADALDQGIDAQVSSWNRAAPNTIPTAAKAGGNYLSSLLVGSEARRHGYQEGIALDVHGYVSEGAGENLFMVKDGVIFTPPFTSAALPGITRDAIIKLAKNAGFEIREQVMSRESLYLADEVFMSGTAAEITPVRSVDGIQVGIGRCGPITKQIQEAFFGLFTGKTEDQWGWLDLVNAK, encoded by the coding sequence ATGACCACGAAGAAAGCGGATTACATTTGGTTCAATGGCGAGATGGTTCCATGGGCAGAGGCTAAAGTGCACGTTATGTCTCATGCGCTGCATTACGGGACTTCCGTGTTCGAAGGCGTGCGCTGCTATGACACCAATAACGGCCCTGCAGTTTTCCGCCACCGCGAACATATGCAGCGTCTGCGCGACTCCGCCAAAATTTACCGTATGCCTGTCTCCTACAGCGTCGATGAGCTGATGGAGGCCTGCCGCGAAACTCTGCGCAAAAACAATCTGACCAGCGCCTATATTCGTCCATTGGTCTTCGTGGGTGATGTGGGTATGGGCGTAAATCCACCTGAAGGCTACAACACCGATGTGATTATCGCCGCATTCCCATGGGGCGCTTATCTGGGTGCTGATGCGCTGGATCAGGGCATCGATGCACAGGTTTCTTCATGGAATCGCGCCGCGCCGAATACGATCCCAACGGCGGCAAAAGCCGGTGGTAACTATCTTTCTTCTCTGCTGGTGGGTTCTGAAGCACGTCGCCATGGCTATCAGGAAGGTATTGCTCTGGATGTTCATGGTTATGTGTCTGAAGGTGCAGGTGAAAACTTATTTATGGTGAAAGACGGTGTGATTTTCACTCCGCCATTTACGTCGGCGGCACTGCCGGGTATTACGCGTGATGCGATCATCAAGCTGGCGAAAAACGCCGGTTTTGAAATTCGTGAGCAGGTGATGTCACGTGAATCTCTGTATCTGGCAGACGAAGTCTTTATGTCTGGTACCGCAGCGGAAATTACGCCGGTACGTAGCGTTGACGGCATTCAGGTGGGTATTGGCCGCTGTGGCCCAATCACCAAACAGATTCAAGAAGCGTTCTTCGGCCTGTTCACTGGCAAAACTGAAGATCAGTGGGGCTGGTTGGATTTAGTCAACGCGAAGTAA
- the ilvD gene encoding dihydroxy-acid dehydratase — MPKYRSSTTTHGRNMAGARALWRATGMTDADFGKPIIAVVNSFTQFVPGHVHLRDLGKLVAEQIEASGGVAKEFNTIAVDDGIAMGHGGMLYSLPSRELIADSVEYMVNAHCADAMVCISNCDKITPGMLMASLRLNIPVIFVSGGPMEAGKTKLSDQIIKLDLVDAMIQGANPNVSDADSEQIERSACPTCGSCSGMFTANSMNCLTEALGLSQPGNGSLLATHADRKDLFLNAGKRIVDLTKRYYEQDDDRVLPRNIANKAAFENAMTLDIAMGGSTNTVLHLLASAQEGEVDFTMTDIDRLSRKVPHLCKVAPSTQKYHMEDVHRAGGVIGILGELDRAGLLNREVNNVLGMTLPETLAAYDVMVTEDESVKKMYTAGPAGVRTTKAFSQECRWDSLDTDRQEGCIRTREFAYSQDGGLAVLYGNIAEDGCIVKTAGVEKESLIFRGPAKVYESQDAAVDAILGGKVVAGDVVVIRYEGPKGGPGMQEMLYPTTYLKSMGLGKSCALITDGRFSGGTSGLSIGHVSPEAASGGIIALVQDGDMIDINIPQRGIQLDVAESELASRREQELARGDAAWTPKARERQVSFALRAYAMLATSADRGAVRDKSKLGG; from the coding sequence ATGCCAAAGTATCGTTCCTCAACAACCACACATGGCCGTAATATGGCGGGCGCTCGCGCATTATGGCGAGCAACGGGAATGACAGACGCGGATTTCGGTAAGCCGATTATTGCCGTGGTTAACTCGTTTACCCAGTTCGTGCCGGGCCATGTTCATCTGCGCGATCTGGGCAAACTGGTTGCAGAGCAGATCGAGGCTTCTGGCGGCGTAGCCAAAGAATTCAATACCATTGCGGTGGATGACGGTATTGCCATGGGGCACGGCGGGATGCTGTATTCCCTGCCTTCCCGTGAGCTCATTGCGGACTCCGTAGAATATATGGTCAATGCGCACTGTGCTGATGCCATGGTGTGTATTTCCAACTGCGACAAAATCACCCCCGGGATGCTGATGGCATCTCTGCGTTTGAATATTCCGGTGATCTTTGTTTCCGGTGGCCCGATGGAAGCGGGTAAAACCAAATTATCTGATCAGATCATTAAACTGGATCTGGTGGATGCCATGATTCAGGGTGCTAACCCGAACGTGTCGGATGCAGACAGCGAGCAAATTGAGCGCTCTGCGTGCCCAACCTGCGGCTCCTGCTCTGGGATGTTTACCGCTAACTCCATGAACTGTTTAACCGAAGCGTTAGGGCTATCCCAACCGGGCAATGGTTCTCTGCTGGCGACCCATGCAGACCGCAAAGATCTGTTCCTGAATGCAGGCAAACGCATTGTGGACCTGACCAAGCGCTACTATGAGCAAGATGACGACCGCGTGCTGCCGCGCAATATCGCTAACAAAGCGGCATTTGAGAATGCGATGACGTTAGACATTGCTATGGGCGGCTCCACCAATACCGTTCTGCACCTGTTGGCTTCGGCTCAGGAAGGTGAAGTTGATTTCACCATGACGGACATTGACCGCCTGTCGCGTAAAGTTCCTCATCTGTGCAAAGTGGCGCCAAGTACGCAGAAATACCATATGGAGGATGTGCATCGCGCAGGCGGTGTGATCGGTATTTTGGGTGAGTTGGATCGTGCGGGGCTGTTAAATCGCGAAGTGAACAACGTTCTGGGGATGACACTGCCTGAAACGCTGGCTGCCTATGACGTCATGGTCACAGAAGATGAAAGCGTCAAAAAGATGTATACCGCAGGGCCTGCGGGTGTCCGTACCACCAAAGCGTTCTCGCAGGAATGCCGCTGGGATTCTCTGGATACTGACCGCCAAGAGGGCTGTATCCGAACCCGTGAATTTGCCTATAGCCAAGACGGTGGATTAGCCGTGCTATATGGCAATATCGCGGAAGATGGCTGCATCGTAAAAACCGCCGGTGTGGAAAAAGAGAGCCTGATTTTCCGTGGCCCAGCAAAAGTATATGAAAGCCAAGATGCGGCGGTAGACGCTATTCTGGGCGGTAAAGTGGTGGCGGGTGACGTGGTAGTTATTCGCTACGAAGGCCCAAAAGGCGGCCCTGGGATGCAAGAAATGTTGTATCCAACCACCTATCTAAAATCGATGGGATTGGGTAAAAGCTGCGCGCTGATCACCGATGGTCGTTTCTCTGGCGGCACATCGGGTTTGTCGATTGGGCACGTTTCGCCAGAGGCGGCGAGCGGTGGCATCATCGCGTTGGTGCAAGACGGTGACATGATTGATATCAACATCCCACAGCGCGGCATTCAATTAGACGTTGCCGAAAGCGAACTGGCGAGTCGTCGTGAACAAGAGTTGGCGCGTGGTGATGCCGCATGGACACCGAAAGCGCGTGAGCGTCAGGTATCCTTTGCGCTACGAGCCTATGCGATGTTGGCCACCAGCGCAGACCGTGGCGCTGTGCGCGATAAATCTAAGCTGGGGGGCTAA
- the ilvA gene encoding threonine ammonia-lyase, biosynthetic produces MQKEVLPSQPCGAEYLRAVLRAPVYEVAQVTPLQTMTKLSERVGNTILVKREDRQPVHSFKLRGAYAMIAGLDEEQKSHGVVTASAGNHAQGVALSASRLGIKSTIVMPVSTADIKVDAVRGFGGEAVLYGANFDEAKAYAIELAKTRNLTFVPPFDHPAVIAGQGTLAMELLQQDAHLDRVFVPVGGGGLAAGVAVLIKQLMPQIKVIGVEAEDSACLRAALDAGHPVDLARVGLFAEGVAVKRIGDETFRLCREYLDDVITVDSDAICAAVKDLFEDVRAVAEPSGALALAGLKKYVQQHQIQGERLAHVLSGANLNFHGLRYVSERCELGEQREALLAVTIPEQQGSFLKFCQLLGGRAVTEFNYRYADADNACIFVGVRLTRGLAERQEILTLLQDGGYQVVDLSDDEMAKLHVRYMVGGRPSKPLQERLYSFEFPESPGALLKFLSTLGTHWNISLFHYRSHGTDFGRVLAAFERADSDPNFESRLHELGYECHDETDNSAFRFFLKG; encoded by the coding sequence ATGCAAAAAGAAGTGCTTCCCAGCCAGCCCTGCGGGGCTGAATACCTACGCGCGGTACTTCGTGCGCCGGTTTATGAGGTTGCACAGGTCACACCGTTGCAGACTATGACGAAACTGTCTGAACGCGTCGGCAATACCATTTTAGTGAAACGCGAAGATCGCCAGCCCGTACACAGTTTTAAACTACGCGGTGCCTACGCGATGATCGCAGGCCTTGATGAAGAGCAAAAATCTCACGGCGTTGTGACGGCATCAGCGGGAAATCATGCACAAGGTGTGGCGCTTTCTGCTTCGCGTTTAGGTATCAAATCTACCATCGTCATGCCGGTTTCAACCGCTGATATTAAAGTAGACGCGGTGCGAGGTTTTGGTGGTGAAGCCGTGCTGTATGGTGCGAACTTTGACGAAGCCAAAGCCTATGCCATTGAATTAGCCAAAACCAGAAACCTCACTTTTGTTCCTCCTTTTGACCATCCTGCGGTTATTGCTGGCCAAGGCACTTTGGCCATGGAGTTATTGCAGCAGGATGCCCATCTGGATCGCGTATTTGTTCCCGTCGGCGGCGGTGGCTTAGCCGCTGGCGTGGCTGTGCTGATCAAGCAACTGATGCCACAGATCAAAGTGATCGGCGTTGAGGCGGAAGATTCTGCCTGTCTACGTGCCGCGCTGGATGCCGGTCATCCAGTGGATTTAGCTCGCGTCGGGCTATTTGCCGAAGGCGTGGCGGTTAAGCGCATCGGCGATGAGACTTTCCGCCTGTGCCGTGAATATCTAGATGATGTGATCACCGTGGATAGTGATGCGATCTGCGCTGCGGTAAAAGATCTTTTCGAAGATGTGCGTGCGGTTGCAGAACCCTCTGGTGCTTTGGCGCTGGCAGGGCTGAAAAAGTATGTTCAACAGCATCAGATTCAGGGCGAACGCTTGGCCCATGTGCTGTCTGGGGCGAATCTTAATTTCCACGGTTTACGTTATGTCTCTGAGCGCTGTGAATTAGGTGAACAGCGGGAAGCACTGTTGGCCGTTACCATTCCTGAGCAGCAGGGGAGTTTCCTCAAATTCTGTCAGCTGTTGGGTGGACGTGCGGTAACGGAGTTTAACTACCGCTACGCCGATGCGGATAACGCCTGCATTTTTGTTGGCGTACGCTTAACGCGTGGTTTGGCAGAGCGCCAGGAAATTTTGACGCTGCTGCAAGACGGTGGGTATCAGGTTGTAGACCTTTCCGACGATGAAATGGCGAAGCTGCACGTGCGCTATATGGTCGGAGGCCGTCCGTCTAAGCCGCTACAAGAGCGTCTTTATAGCTTTGAATTTCCTGAATCGCCGGGCGCACTGCTGAAGTTTTTAAGCACCTTAGGTACCCATTGGAATATTTCTCTTTTCCACTACCGTAGCCATGGTACGGATTTTGGGCGTGTTCTTGCTGCGTTTGAACGTGCAGACAGCGATCCGAATTTCGAATCGCGCCTACATGAACTGGGCTATGAATGCCACGATGAAACCGATAATTCGGCGTTTCGTTTCTTCTTAAAAGGCTAA
- the ilvY gene encoding HTH-type transcriptional activator IlvY translates to MDLRDLKLFLHLADSRHFGRTAQAVHVSPSTLSRQIQRLEDELGQPLFLRDNRDVRLTSAGEQLKTFAQQTLLQYQQLRNALGQTGPALTGELRLFCSVTAAYSHLPSVLDRFRALHPLVEIKLTTGDAADAVSKIQSDEADLGIAGRPETLPTSIEFIKIGEIPLRLIAPALPCHVRTLALVEQPDWSQIPFILPEHGPSRQRIDLWFRRQKISNPQIYATVSGHEAIVSMVALGCGIALLPDVVLDNSPESIRARITELDHVAMVAPFELGVCVQKKRLEEPLIHAFWQLL, encoded by the coding sequence ATGGATCTTCGAGACTTAAAATTATTTCTTCATCTGGCTGACTCGCGCCATTTTGGCCGCACCGCACAGGCGGTGCATGTGAGTCCCTCAACGCTTTCTCGCCAGATACAACGGCTGGAAGATGAACTCGGGCAACCGCTCTTTCTACGCGATAACCGCGATGTACGCCTTACCAGCGCAGGCGAACAGCTCAAAACTTTTGCTCAGCAAACGCTGTTGCAATATCAGCAGTTGCGTAACGCTCTCGGTCAAACGGGCCCTGCATTAACCGGTGAACTGCGTCTGTTCTGCTCGGTGACCGCGGCCTATAGCCATTTACCTTCTGTACTCGATCGCTTCCGAGCGTTGCATCCGCTGGTTGAAATCAAGCTCACAACCGGCGATGCCGCCGACGCCGTTAGCAAAATACAGTCAGACGAAGCCGATCTCGGCATCGCTGGCCGACCAGAAACGCTGCCCACCAGCATTGAGTTCATCAAAATTGGTGAAATACCGCTGCGCTTGATTGCACCCGCGCTTCCCTGTCATGTCCGCACGCTAGCGCTAGTCGAGCAGCCAGACTGGTCGCAAATTCCATTCATCTTGCCGGAACATGGCCCGTCGCGTCAGCGAATAGATCTCTGGTTTCGCAGACAGAAAATCAGCAATCCGCAGATTTACGCTACCGTTTCTGGTCATGAAGCGATTGTATCCATGGTCGCTCTTGGCTGTGGTATCGCCCTGTTACCCGACGTAGTTTTAGATAACAGTCCCGAATCTATTCGCGCACGTATTACCGAACTCGATCATGTGGCGATGGTGGCACCTTTTGAACTCGGCGTTTGTGTGCAGAAAAAACGCCTAGAGGAACCGCTCATTCATGCGTTCTGGCAGCTGTTATAG
- the ilvC gene encoding ketol-acid reductoisomerase, which yields MANYFNTLNLRQQLAQLGKCRFMGREEFADEAGYLKGKKVVIVGCGAQGLNQGLNMRDSGLDVAYALRAEAIAEKRASWRKATENGFKVGTYEELIPQADLVVNLTPDKQHSAVVKAVQPLMKDGAALGYSHGFNIVEVGEQIRKDITVVMVAPKCPGTEVREEYKRGFGVPTLIAVHPENDPKGEGMAIAKAWAAATGGHRAGVLESSFVAEVKSDLMGEQTILCGMLQAGSLLCFDKLVSEGTEPAYAEKLVQFGWETITEALKQGGITLMMDRLSNPAKLRAYALSEQLKEIMAPLFQKHMDDIISGAFSGGMMADWAEDDIKLLTWREETGKTAFETAPQFEGKIAEQDYFDQGVLMIAMVKAGVELAFETMVASGIIEESAYYESLHELPLIANTIARKRLYEMNVVISDTAEYGNYLFANAAVPLLKEKFMASLQTGDLGKAAGTTTAVDNAQLRDVNEAIRNHPIEAVGHKLRGYMKDMKRIAVAG from the coding sequence ATGGCTAATTATTTCAACACATTGAACCTGCGTCAGCAGTTGGCGCAACTGGGTAAGTGTCGCTTTATGGGACGCGAAGAATTTGCCGATGAAGCGGGATACCTGAAAGGTAAAAAAGTGGTGATCGTTGGCTGTGGTGCGCAGGGTTTGAACCAAGGTTTGAACATGCGTGACTCTGGTCTGGATGTGGCCTACGCATTGCGTGCTGAGGCGATTGCTGAGAAGCGCGCGTCATGGCGTAAGGCAACTGAAAATGGCTTTAAAGTAGGCACCTACGAAGAGTTGATCCCACAGGCCGATCTGGTGGTTAACCTGACGCCAGACAAACAGCATTCTGCGGTAGTGAAAGCGGTTCAGCCTTTGATGAAAGACGGTGCGGCGTTGGGCTATTCGCATGGTTTCAACATTGTTGAAGTTGGCGAGCAAATTCGTAAGGACATCACCGTTGTGATGGTGGCACCGAAGTGTCCGGGCACTGAAGTACGTGAAGAATATAAGCGTGGCTTTGGTGTGCCGACTCTGATTGCGGTTCACCCAGAAAACGATCCGAAAGGCGAAGGCATGGCGATAGCCAAAGCGTGGGCGGCGGCAACGGGTGGTCATCGTGCCGGTGTTCTGGAGTCTTCTTTCGTGGCAGAAGTAAAATCTGACCTGATGGGTGAGCAAACTATTCTGTGTGGCATGTTACAAGCGGGTTCACTGCTGTGCTTTGATAAGCTGGTGTCTGAGGGTACTGAACCTGCTTATGCCGAAAAACTGGTTCAGTTCGGCTGGGAAACCATTACCGAAGCGCTGAAACAGGGTGGTATCACGCTGATGATGGATCGTTTATCTAACCCTGCGAAGCTGCGCGCATACGCACTGTCAGAGCAACTGAAAGAAATTATGGCTCCGCTGTTCCAAAAACATATGGATGACATCATTTCTGGCGCGTTTTCGGGTGGCATGATGGCTGACTGGGCTGAAGACGATATCAAACTGCTGACCTGGCGCGAAGAAACCGGCAAAACTGCGTTTGAAACTGCGCCGCAGTTTGAAGGCAAAATTGCCGAGCAGGATTACTTCGACCAAGGTGTTCTGATGATTGCGATGGTAAAAGCAGGCGTTGAGCTGGCGTTTGAAACCATGGTGGCTTCCGGCATCATTGAAGAGTCTGCTTATTACGAATCGCTGCACGAGCTGCCGCTGATCGCGAATACCATTGCGCGTAAACGTCTGTATGAAATGAACGTGGTTATCTCTGATACTGCGGAATACGGTAACTATCTGTTTGCTAACGCGGCAGTGCCTTTGCTGAAAGAGAAATTCATGGCTTCTCTGCAAACCGGCGACTTAGGCAAAGCAGCTGGCACAACAACGGCGGTGGATAATGCCCAACTGCGCGATGTGAACGAAGCGATTCGCAATCATCCAATTGAAGCTGTGGGCCATAAACTGCGTGGCTACATGAAAGATATGAAGCGCATTGCCGTTGCGGGTTAA
- the ppiC gene encoding peptidylprolyl isomerase PpiC: MAKNAAALHILVKEEKQALDLLEQLKNGGDFEKLAKKHSICPSGKKGGHLGEFRQGQMVPAFDKVVFSCPLLEPYGPLHTQFGYHIIKVLYRS; encoded by the coding sequence ATGGCTAAAAACGCGGCAGCATTGCATATCCTTGTAAAGGAAGAAAAACAGGCTCTGGATCTTCTTGAGCAGCTCAAAAACGGCGGCGATTTCGAGAAGCTGGCCAAGAAGCATTCAATCTGCCCGTCGGGCAAAAAAGGCGGTCATTTGGGTGAATTCCGTCAGGGCCAGATGGTTCCTGCGTTCGATAAAGTGGTGTTCTCCTGCCCGCTGCTAGAGCCTTATGGCCCGCTGCATACCCAGTTTGGCTACCACATCATCAAAGTGCTTTATCGTAGCTAG
- a CDS encoding RidA family protein: MKIVHSDRLPTPGGHYSPAIISGNSLYISGQLPISLTSPQPQGELAEQAQTVFNNIDILLETTGINKQHLVNVQVYLSDVALWSEFNRLYAQWIGDHRPARTVVPCSALHYGALLEMSAIAEIALG, encoded by the coding sequence ATGAAAATTGTCCATTCAGATCGGTTACCCACACCCGGTGGACATTATTCACCCGCGATAATTTCAGGCAACAGCCTGTACATCTCTGGGCAGTTACCCATCTCGCTCACAAGCCCACAGCCACAGGGTGAATTAGCTGAACAGGCGCAGACCGTTTTTAACAATATCGACATCCTGTTAGAGACGACCGGAATTAATAAACAGCATCTGGTGAATGTGCAGGTCTATCTCAGTGATGTCGCATTGTGGTCAGAATTTAATCGACTTTATGCACAGTGGATAGGTGATCACCGCCCTGCTCGTACCGTCGTGCCATGTTCTGCGCTGCATTATGGAGCACTGCTGGAGATGAGCGCCATTGCGGAAATAGCCCTAGGCTGA